One region of Mangifera indica cultivar Alphonso chromosome 3, CATAS_Mindica_2.1, whole genome shotgun sequence genomic DNA includes:
- the LOC123209941 gene encoding mitogen-activated protein kinase kinase kinase YODA-like, translated as MPSWWGKSSSKEEKKKATKESFIDTINRKFKIASEEKSKSRSGGAGRRYNDAVSERGSLSRVPSRSTSPSTYVSRCQSFAERAAQPLLLPAAHLARLGCSDSGISAATKPRFDRSSKTSLILPLLASGCVSNRLDPTDAEGDLEAAYSCDSSSDSDYLPDSRLLSPLTSLHPQAGGAVNESRNGRPNDVKQQSHRLPLPPITISNTSPFSLSCSTATSPSVPRSPGRVENPVSPGSHWQKGRLLGRGTFGHVYLGFNRSRSGEMCAMKEVTLFSDDAKSKESAQKLGQEIAMLSRLRHPNIVRYYGSETVDDKLYIYLEYVSGGSIYKILQEYGQLGEDAIRNYTQQILSGLEYLHAKNTVHGDIKGANILVDPSGRVKLAYFGMAKHITGQSCPLSFKGSPYWMAPEVIKNSNGCNLAVDIWSLGCTVLEMATTKPPWSQYEGVAALFKIGNSKELPAIPDHLSDEAKDFVRLCLQRNAACRPTAAMLLEHPFIKNAAPLARNPAVTFGLVLARKLSRTRAVFYMIMQCLGAICGAGVVKGFEGSGNYERLHGEANFVNHGYAKGDGAMCCHS; from the exons ATGCCTTCCTGGTGGGGGAAGTCTTCAtccaaagaagaaaagaagaaggcaACAAAGGAAAGTTTTATTGACACAATAAATCGCAAATTTAAGATTGCATCTGAGGAAAAATCCAAAAGTAGATCAGGAGGTGCTGGGAGACGATATAATGACGCTGTTTCAGAAAGGGGATCTCTATCCCGAGTGCCATCAAGATCAACATCACCTTCAACATATGTATCACGTTGCCAAAGTTTTGCAGAAAGGGCTGCTCAGCCACTTCTACTTCCAGCAGCTCATCTTGCTCGTCTTGGTTGCAGTGATTCTGGAATTAGTGCAGCAACAAAACCAAGATTTGACAGAAGTTCCAAAACATCACTGATTTTACCCCTCCTAGCATCTGGATGTGTCTCTAACAGGTTGGATCCTACTGATGCTGAGGGAGATTTAGAAGCTGCTTATTCTTGTGACAGCTCCAGTGATAGTGATTATCTACCAGATTCTCGTCTCCTTAGTCCCTTGACTTCTCTGCATCCACAAGCTGGAGGGGCTGTCAATGAGTCTCGTAATGGCCGGCCTAATGATGTGAAACAACAAAGCCATCGATTGCCCCTTCCGCCTATAACAATCTCTAATACTTCTCCTTTTTCTCTCTCATGTTCAACTGCAACATCTCCATCAGTCCCCAGAAGTCCAGGCAGGGTAGAAAATCCAGTTAGCCCTGGTTCACACTGGCAGAAAGGAAGATTGCTGGGGAGAGGCACATTTGGACATGTCTACCTTGGTTTTAACAGGTCT AGAAGCGGTGAGATGTGTGCTATGAAGGAGGTAACTCTATTTTCGGATGATGCAAAGTCAAAAGAAAGTGCACAAAAGCTGGGGCAA GAAATTGCAATGCTGAGTCGCTTAAGACATCCAAATATAGTGCGGTATTATGGATCCGAAACT GTAGATGATAAACTTTATATATACTTGGAGTATGTGTCTGGTGGTTCCATTTATAAAATTCTCCAAGAATATGGTCAGCTTGGTGAAGATGCTATACGCAATTATACTCAACAGATCTTGTCTGGGCTTGAATATTTACATGCTAAGAACACTGTCCATGG AGACATCAAAGGAGCTAACATATTGGTAGACCCCAGTGGCCGTGTGAAATTAGCCTATTTTGGGATGGCAAAGCat ATCACTGGGCAGTCTTGTCCTTTATCATTCAAGGGAAGCCCTTATTGGATGGCACCTGAG GTCATAAAGAATTCAAATGGTTGCAATCTTGCTGTTGATATATGGAGCCTTGGTTGTACTGTTTTGGAGATGGCGACCACCAAACCACCTTGGAGTCAGTATGAGGGG GTGGCCGCTCTGTTCAAGATAGGAAACAGTAAGGAACTCCCTGCTATTCCTGATCATCTCTCAGATGAAGCAAAGGACTTTGTGAGGCTCTGTTTGCAACGGAACGCAGCTTGTCGTCCTACAGCAGCTATGCTTTTAGAACacccttttattaaaaatgcTGCCCCATTGGCTAGGAACCCAGCTGTGACTTTCGGTCTGGTTTTGGCTAGGAAGCTATCCCGCACGAGGGCTGTTTTCTACATGATCATGCAATGCCTTGGTGCCATCTGTGGTGCTGGTGTTGTGAAGGGCTTTGAAGGTTCTGGAAACTATGAAAGGTTGCATGGTGAAGCCAACTTTGTGAACCATGGCTACGCCAAGGGTGATGGTGCTATGTGCTGCCATTCATGA
- the LOC123209943 gene encoding probable aquaporin PIP1-2 has protein sequence MEGKEEDVKLGANKFAERQPIGTSAQTDKDYKEPPPAPLFEPGELRSWSFYRAGIAEFMATFLFLYITILTVMGVSKSNTKCTTVGIQGIAWAFGGMIFALVYCTAGISGGHINPAVTFGLLLARKLSLTRAVFYMIMQCLGAICGAGVVKGFEGSGNYERLRGGANFVNHGYTKGDGLGAEIVGTFLLVYTVFSATDAKRNARDSHVPILAPLPIGFAVFLVHLATIPITGTGINPARSLGAAIIFNKDLAWDDQWIFWVGPFIGAALAAVYHQIVIRAIPFKSRG, from the exons ATGGAGGGCAAAGAGGAGGATGTTAAGCTCGGAGCTAACAAGTTCGCTGAGAGGCAGCCGATTGGGACGTCAGCTCAGACTGACAAAGACTACAAGGAGCCACCACCAGCTCCACTGTTTGAGCCTGGTGAGCTCAGGTCATGGTCTTTCTACAGAGCTGGTATTGCTGAGTTTATGGCCACCTTTTTGTTCCTTTACATCACTATATTGACTGTCATGGGCGTCTCTAAGTCCAACACCAAGTGTACCACAGTTGGTATCCAAGGTATTGCTTGGGCCTTTGGTGGTATGATCTTTGCCCTTGTTTACTGCACTGCGGGTATATCAG GAGGACACATCAACCCAGCTGTGACTTTCGGTCTACTTTTGGCTAGGAAGCTATCCCTCACGAGGGCTGTTTTCTACATGATCATGCAATGCCTCGGTGCCATCTGTGGTGCTGGTGTTGTGAAGGGCTTTGAAGGTTCTGGAAACTATGAAAGGTTGCGTGGTGGAGCCAACTTTGTGAACCATGGCTACACCAAGGGTGATGGTCTTGGTGCTGAGATTGTTGGCACCTTTCTTCTTGTCTACACTGTCTTCTCTGCAACTGATGCCAAGAGAAATGCCAGAGACTCTCATGTCCCT ATTCTGGCTCCTCTCCCCATCGGGTTCGCAGTGTTCTTGGTCCATTTGGCCACCATCCCAATTACCGGCACTGGCATCAACCCAGCCAGGAGTCTTGGAGCTGCCATCATCTTCAACAAAGATCTTGCATGGGATGACCAG TGGATCTTCTGGGTCGGACCTTTCATTGGAGCTGCACTGGCGGCTGTGTACCACCAGATAGTCATCAGGGCAATTCCTTTCAAGAGCAGGGGTTAA